In the genome of Chrysemys picta bellii isolate R12L10 chromosome 17, ASM1138683v2, whole genome shotgun sequence, one region contains:
- the UBE2S gene encoding ubiquitin-conjugating enzyme E2 S, producing the protein MNSNVENLPPHVIRLVYKEVSTLTSDPPEGIKVFPNEEDITDVQVTIEGPEGTPYAGGVFRMKLILGKDFPAAPPKGYFLTKIFHPNVGANGEICVNVLKKDWKAELGIKHVLLVSGGLSRGRSPLAGRAGPRVTLGGAVLQGQGSAGGALPWQAGLALGGAVL; encoded by the exons ATG AACTCGAACGTGGAAAACCTGCCGCCCCACGTCATCCGGCTGGTCTACAAGGAGGTCTCCACCCTGACGTCGGACCCGCCAGAGGGCATCAAGGTCTTCCCCAACGAGGAGGACATCACAGACGTCCAGGTCACCATCGAAGGACCTG AGGGGACACCCTATGCCGGGGGCGTCTTCCGCATGAAGCTCATCCTGGGCAAGGATTTCCCGGCTGCGCCGCCCAAGGGCTACTTCCTCACCAAGATCTTCCACCCCAACGTGGGCGCCAACGGCGAGATCTGCGTCAACGTCCTCAAGAAAGACTggaaggcagagctgggcattAAGCATGTGCTGCTGGTAAGcggagggctcagcagggggcgctctcccctggcaggcagggctggccccagggtgacactagggggcgctgtgctgcagggccagggctcagcagggggcgctctcccctggcaggcagggctggccctagggggcgctgtgctttAG